Proteins from one Athalia rosae chromosome 8, iyAthRosa1.1, whole genome shotgun sequence genomic window:
- the LOC105686740 gene encoding protein TIS11 isoform X1 encodes MTPNPLPPFCGPHRTPRVTKKKKEEQSRTSTGRRNPTAASKSKDHSSTGSAAAAVAAAAAAAHTPLRRSYASLVTLIEQHRKLDRSVSEPTSRYKTELCRPFEESGACKYGDKCQFAHGYSELRNLARHPKYKTELCRTFHTIGFCPYGPRCHFIHNFEEARIHNQKVSAQLGQAQPNIMGLSPMLGGGAVLGSAAILEQIAAANGGGATNATINSASPSAVPPTMQNPGQHSTSTLTTTHHHQQQQQHQQQQQQHQQQQQQQQQQQQQLMRSASLQGSGGGGGGGGSYVSVSLMRTYSLSIGGGSGAGGVSGQQAGGQGHRQGHQHQHQHQHHHHSSSSGSVIGSRPKPLNLSPTFSLGSTADSVSPSSSLSQSPTNSMASFFSDDVTTPFSLGPDFGLLTRHTPSPPGQSPVSVIDDPAPRTPSPLSPNGESRLPVFNRISNPITDFDNLKI; translated from the coding sequence aacCCGACCGCGGCGTCCAAGTCGAAGGATCACTCGTCGACGGgttcggcggcggcggctgtAGCTGCGGCGGCCGCGGCGGCCCACACGCCTCTGCGCAGGAGCTACGCATCACTGGTAACTCTGATAGAGCAGCACAGAAAATTAGACCGTAGCGTTAGCGAGCCGACGTCTCGTTACAAGACGGAATTGTGTCGTCCGTTCGAGGAGAGCGGCGCTTGCAAATACGGCGACAAGTGTCAGTTCGCCCACGGTTACTCGGAACTACGAAACCTAGCGCGTCACCCCAAGTACAAGACCGAATTGTGCCGTACCTTCCACACGATCGGTTTCTGCCCTTACGGACCCCGTTGCCACTTCATCCACAACTTCGAAGAGGCCCGAATCCACAATCAGAAGGTATCCGCGCAGCTTGGCCAGGCCCAGCCGAACATAATGGGCCTCAGCCCGATGCTGGGGGGCGGCGCGGTCCTCGGCTCGGCGGCCATTTTGGAACAGATAGCGGCGGCTAACGGCGGGGGCGCGACGAACGCCACCATCAATTCCGCGTCGCCGTCCGCGGTTCCCCCGACGATGCAGAACCCCGGCCAACACTCGACGTCGACCTTGACGACGACTCATcatcatcagcagcagcagcagcaccagcagcagcagcaacaacatcagcagcagcagcaacagcaacaacaacaacagcagcaactgATGAGGTCCGCGTCTCTTCagggcagcggcggcggcggcggcggcggcggttccTACGTGTCGGTTTCCCTGATGCGCACGTATTCGCTGAGCATAGGGGGAGGAAGTGGGGCCGGCGGAGTGTCGGGGCAGCAGGCCGGTGGCCAAGGTCACCGCCAAGGTCACcagcaccagcaccagcaccagcaCCATCATCACTCGTCTTCGTCGGGATCGGTGATCGGCTCGCGCCCCAAGCCCCTCAATCTGAGTCCCACCTTCTCGTTGGGTAGCACGGCGGACTCCGTATCGCCCTCGTCCAGTTTGAGTCAGTCGCCGACCAATTCGATGGCGAGTTTTTTCAGCGACGACGTAACGACGCCGTTCAGTTTGGGGCCGGATTTCGGCCTGCTGACCAGACACACCCCGAGTCCGCCGGGGCAGAGTCCCGTGTCCGTGATAGACGATCCCGCGCCGAGGACGCCATCACCTTTGTCCCCCAATGGCGAGTCTAGACTGCCCGTGTTCAACAGAATCAGCAATCCGATAACGGATTTCGACAACCTCAAGATatga
- the LOC105686740 gene encoding protein TIS11 isoform X2 has translation MSTAVMSNPMFDCGELLFKNPTAASKSKDHSSTGSAAAAVAAAAAAAHTPLRRSYASLVTLIEQHRKLDRSVSEPTSRYKTELCRPFEESGACKYGDKCQFAHGYSELRNLARHPKYKTELCRTFHTIGFCPYGPRCHFIHNFEEARIHNQKVSAQLGQAQPNIMGLSPMLGGGAVLGSAAILEQIAAANGGGATNATINSASPSAVPPTMQNPGQHSTSTLTTTHHHQQQQQHQQQQQQHQQQQQQQQQQQQQLMRSASLQGSGGGGGGGGSYVSVSLMRTYSLSIGGGSGAGGVSGQQAGGQGHRQGHQHQHQHQHHHHSSSSGSVIGSRPKPLNLSPTFSLGSTADSVSPSSSLSQSPTNSMASFFSDDVTTPFSLGPDFGLLTRHTPSPPGQSPVSVIDDPAPRTPSPLSPNGESRLPVFNRISNPITDFDNLKI, from the coding sequence aacCCGACCGCGGCGTCCAAGTCGAAGGATCACTCGTCGACGGgttcggcggcggcggctgtAGCTGCGGCGGCCGCGGCGGCCCACACGCCTCTGCGCAGGAGCTACGCATCACTGGTAACTCTGATAGAGCAGCACAGAAAATTAGACCGTAGCGTTAGCGAGCCGACGTCTCGTTACAAGACGGAATTGTGTCGTCCGTTCGAGGAGAGCGGCGCTTGCAAATACGGCGACAAGTGTCAGTTCGCCCACGGTTACTCGGAACTACGAAACCTAGCGCGTCACCCCAAGTACAAGACCGAATTGTGCCGTACCTTCCACACGATCGGTTTCTGCCCTTACGGACCCCGTTGCCACTTCATCCACAACTTCGAAGAGGCCCGAATCCACAATCAGAAGGTATCCGCGCAGCTTGGCCAGGCCCAGCCGAACATAATGGGCCTCAGCCCGATGCTGGGGGGCGGCGCGGTCCTCGGCTCGGCGGCCATTTTGGAACAGATAGCGGCGGCTAACGGCGGGGGCGCGACGAACGCCACCATCAATTCCGCGTCGCCGTCCGCGGTTCCCCCGACGATGCAGAACCCCGGCCAACACTCGACGTCGACCTTGACGACGACTCATcatcatcagcagcagcagcagcaccagcagcagcagcaacaacatcagcagcagcagcaacagcaacaacaacaacagcagcaactgATGAGGTCCGCGTCTCTTCagggcagcggcggcggcggcggcggcggcggttccTACGTGTCGGTTTCCCTGATGCGCACGTATTCGCTGAGCATAGGGGGAGGAAGTGGGGCCGGCGGAGTGTCGGGGCAGCAGGCCGGTGGCCAAGGTCACCGCCAAGGTCACcagcaccagcaccagcaccagcaCCATCATCACTCGTCTTCGTCGGGATCGGTGATCGGCTCGCGCCCCAAGCCCCTCAATCTGAGTCCCACCTTCTCGTTGGGTAGCACGGCGGACTCCGTATCGCCCTCGTCCAGTTTGAGTCAGTCGCCGACCAATTCGATGGCGAGTTTTTTCAGCGACGACGTAACGACGCCGTTCAGTTTGGGGCCGGATTTCGGCCTGCTGACCAGACACACCCCGAGTCCGCCGGGGCAGAGTCCCGTGTCCGTGATAGACGATCCCGCGCCGAGGACGCCATCACCTTTGTCCCCCAATGGCGAGTCTAGACTGCCCGTGTTCAACAGAATCAGCAATCCGATAACGGATTTCGACAACCTCAAGATatga